In Isachenkonia alkalipeptolytica, one DNA window encodes the following:
- a CDS encoding DUF302 domain-containing protein: protein MDMNYEVATDKSFTEAIQSIKDSLADHDFGVLSELNFQDTLRSKGVDFDQEFHLLEVCNPEKAKQVLDQHLEMAFFLPCKVGVYTKSGQTYIGMPLPMKLMGMLGNPALLEIAQEVEDVLVAAIHEAQ from the coding sequence ATGGATATGAACTATGAAGTTGCAACGGATAAATCCTTCACGGAAGCCATCCAGTCCATAAAGGACAGTCTCGCCGATCATGATTTCGGGGTGCTCAGTGAATTGAATTTCCAGGATACCCTTCGATCCAAAGGAGTGGATTTTGATCAGGAATTCCACTTACTCGAAGTGTGCAACCCTGAAAAAGCGAAACAAGTACTGGATCAACATTTGGAAATGGCTTTTTTCCTGCCTTGCAAAGTGGGGGTTTATACAAAATCCGGTCAAACCTATATCGGGATGCCCCTGCCCATGAAGCTGATGGGCATGCTTGGCAATCCGGCCCTGCTGGAAATCGCCCAAGAAGTTGAGGACGTTTTGGTTGCCGCCATTCATGAAGCACAGTAA